Proteins encoded within one genomic window of Phototrophicus methaneseepsis:
- a CDS encoding ABC transporter permease: MIHILNAEWQKTIQNKWLVGFTVWIFPTGIIGLALVVLFFTALSNDLTQFYMQNDLRWTTQLLLTWNNTLIFQVQIIFIAFAASVFAGEYRNHTWKTIVPRARRWQLITAKFMVVIFLLTATFIITSLLVALVARLASSFYGLDPGPSFAEAISNGLIQQYLAKMGISILSWGIVASYAAIATLTTRSVLGGTLAALAINALDIGIPVVLYLLYLLFGWAQVALSYLYIPSYNLQNLLSWVTVGTAFPISMPMGEDTIQTVSHSPAASILILSIWIAGAIGTAILIFRRQDIS, from the coding sequence ATGATTCACATCCTCAATGCAGAGTGGCAGAAAACGATCCAGAATAAGTGGCTTGTAGGCTTTACTGTATGGATTTTCCCCACAGGTATCATTGGGCTTGCGTTGGTAGTCCTATTTTTTACTGCATTGTCGAACGATCTCACTCAGTTTTATATGCAGAACGATCTAAGATGGACAACACAACTCTTACTCACCTGGAATAATACGCTTATATTCCAAGTGCAAATCATCTTTATCGCCTTTGCGGCCTCTGTATTTGCAGGAGAGTATCGCAATCACACCTGGAAAACCATCGTTCCCCGCGCCAGGCGCTGGCAACTTATTACCGCCAAATTCATGGTCGTTATCTTTCTGCTAACGGCTACCTTTATTATCACTTCGCTTTTAGTCGCGTTAGTAGCCAGGCTCGCCAGCAGTTTCTATGGGTTAGATCCGGGACCTTCATTTGCAGAAGCGATATCCAATGGGCTTATACAGCAGTATCTGGCAAAAATGGGGATTAGCATTCTCTCGTGGGGGATTGTAGCGAGCTATGCGGCTATCGCTACCCTTACGACGCGTTCTGTGCTCGGCGGGACATTGGCTGCATTAGCTATCAACGCCCTGGATATAGGGATACCTGTCGTTCTCTACCTGCTTTATCTCTTATTTGGTTGGGCACAAGTCGCCTTATCGTATCTATATATTCCCTCTTATAATTTACAGAATCTCCTATCCTGGGTCACTGTAGGTACAGCCTTTCCTATCTCTATGCCTATGGGCGAAGATACTATCCAGACAGTCAGTCACTCTCCAGCTGCGTCCATTCTTATTTTGAGCATCTGGATCGCAGGAGCCATCGGAACGGCTATCCTGATATTCAGACGCCAAGATATCAGCTAA
- a CDS encoding ABC transporter ATP-binding protein, whose amino-acid sequence MTFAIELTGLHKIFGHGKKAIHAVNDLSLTIEAGQVYGFLGPNGAGKSTTIRMILGLSACTDGNIKLFGTPLSEAKDLLRQRVGALVEGANLYPHLTGRQNLEVMAKTSGVFDRQRIAEVIDIVDMKKQADYKAKNYSTGMKQRIGIAAALINNPDLVILDEPTNGLDPRGIQEIRLLIRQLADIHQKTILLSSHLLHEIEQVCDRVAIINNGRMIQEGTINDLLEGTSYLIVDAAPIEKAIAILQPHFALISEDSHLKIITSPDTAPQIVRMLTQANIDVYQVVTKKPSLEDYFLAATEKTL is encoded by the coding sequence ATGACATTCGCCATCGAACTAACCGGACTCCATAAAATATTTGGGCATGGCAAAAAGGCCATACATGCGGTTAACGATCTCTCGCTCACCATCGAAGCAGGACAAGTCTATGGTTTTTTAGGCCCAAACGGCGCAGGCAAATCCACTACTATCCGCATGATATTAGGCTTAAGTGCATGTACAGATGGGAATATCAAACTATTTGGCACGCCCCTGTCTGAAGCAAAAGATCTGTTACGACAGCGTGTAGGAGCACTGGTAGAGGGTGCCAACTTATATCCTCATCTGACTGGCCGCCAAAATCTGGAAGTCATGGCAAAGACAAGCGGCGTATTTGATAGGCAACGCATTGCAGAAGTTATTGACATAGTTGATATGAAGAAACAAGCTGACTATAAAGCGAAAAACTATTCAACGGGTATGAAACAACGCATTGGTATTGCAGCAGCACTCATCAACAACCCTGATCTGGTGATTCTAGACGAACCCACAAATGGGCTCGATCCGCGCGGCATTCAAGAAATCAGGTTACTCATCCGACAATTAGCCGATATACATCAGAAAACGATCTTATTGAGCAGCCATCTTCTACATGAGATTGAACAAGTCTGTGATCGTGTGGCGATCATCAATAATGGTCGCATGATTCAAGAAGGCACGATCAATGATCTATTGGAGGGGACCTCTTATTTGATTGTAGATGCTGCGCCCATTGAAAAAGCCATTGCTATTTTGCAACCGCACTTTGCGTTGATATCAGAAGATAGTCACCTCAAAATCATCACAAGCCCGGATACAGCACCACAAATCGTACGGATGCTGACTCAGGCAAATATAGACGTGTATCAAGTCGTAACGAAAAAGCCTTCTCTAGAAGATTATTTTCTTGCCGCAACGGAGAAGACATTATGA
- a CDS encoding glycosyltransferase family 4 protein, whose product MSLNIAIDASRTTVARATGTEHYARELLRHLVLHNDSKADPHRFTFYFRDEPPADLFPASVNIEKRVIPFSRLWTHLRFAAAIWQQRPDVTFVPAHTLPFVFPGPSVVTVHDLGYLHFPQAHPARQRAYLDLTTRYSARRASVVLADSQATADDLTHFYGTPQDKIRVVYPGVAAPGGGEGLHLSQKYGIPNDYLLFIGTLQPRKNIARLVRAFTLWKQSHPESDLGLVLAGGKGWLFDESWLNGTEDVYLTGYIDEADKGPMMRHAMGLVFPSLYEGFGFPVIEAMHVGTPVIASNTSSLPELVGEAGLLVDPLNEQAIASAIDLLVSQPRLREKVRHTGYAQAARFTWEQAAEATLAALEEAAR is encoded by the coding sequence ATGTCCCTCAACATCGCCATTGATGCCAGCCGTACCACCGTTGCCCGCGCCACAGGCACAGAGCATTACGCGCGTGAACTCCTGCGGCATCTAGTATTACATAACGATTCAAAGGCTGATCCGCACAGATTCACGTTCTATTTTCGTGATGAGCCGCCCGCTGACCTGTTCCCTGCATCGGTAAATATCGAAAAGCGAGTGATCCCATTTTCGCGCTTATGGACGCATTTGCGTTTTGCCGCGGCTATATGGCAGCAGCGCCCAGATGTCACCTTCGTCCCGGCGCATACGCTACCCTTCGTGTTCCCGGGGCCCTCAGTCGTTACCGTGCATGACCTGGGCTATCTGCACTTCCCGCAGGCGCACCCGGCTCGGCAGCGTGCCTATCTGGACCTCACAACGCGTTATAGTGCGCGTCGTGCGTCGGTTGTGTTAGCGGATAGTCAGGCCACAGCGGATGATCTCACACATTTCTACGGTACGCCTCAGGACAAAATCCGCGTTGTTTATCCCGGCGTGGCGGCACCTGGTGGTGGAGAAGGGCTGCATCTCAGTCAGAAGTACGGTATCCCTAATGACTACCTGCTGTTCATTGGTACGTTGCAACCTCGCAAGAATATCGCTCGTCTGGTGCGGGCCTTCACGCTCTGGAAGCAGTCACACCCTGAGAGTGATCTCGGCCTGGTGCTGGCAGGGGGCAAGGGTTGGCTCTTCGATGAAAGCTGGCTGAATGGCACTGAGGATGTTTATCTGACGGGTTACATTGACGAAGCCGATAAAGGCCCTATGATGCGGCATGCGATGGGGTTGGTGTTCCCCTCGTTATATGAGGGCTTCGGCTTCCCTGTGATTGAGGCTATGCACGTTGGGACGCCCGTCATCGCCAGCAATACCAGCAGCTTACCAGAACTCGTCGGCGAAGCGGGTTTGCTAGTGGACCCTCTCAATGAACAGGCGATTGCCAGCGCGATAGACCTGCTTGTCTCTCAGCCTCGCCTGAGAGAAAAAGTGCGGCACACGGGCTATGCGCAGGCGGCCCGCTTCACATGGGAACAGGCGGCAGAGGCCACCTTAGCAGCGCTGGAAGAAGCCGCACGCTAA
- a CDS encoding WecB/TagA/CpsF family glycosyltransferase: protein MTTFRFLLVQLGDIGDLVLTTPAIAALRAAYPQSHVALLTSAQAAKVLDQTLVDEVITFDKSSFNGTLSLFRPKNLKRILNLRQGRYDSVIFFQHFTLKLGTLKYVLIAKASGARDIVGLDNGNGWFLTHSLPDEGFGAKHQAQYWLDLVALAGANGEARRAQVALDGGVLPIGLAHGKRIIIHAGSGGYSLARRWSPEKFAQVADTLSQEYDAEIVLVGSPADNAAQVTAAMQQPAIDLTGKTSLTQLADVLRSADLYIGADSGVMHLAAAVRTPTIAIFGPSNHEAWGPWSPGGKVVVLRSGVLCSPCSYVGHHVGLREGCEARTCMRLVTPQQVLDVARAMLNDKPLDAFTPPPIIQPPQRDRVSILSLPVDRITYRQWMNQIDRWVQETDGRAHQVCTVNPEFLVMAQRDFNFSTILRRADLCLPDGVGLLWAAKRLEQPLPERVTGSDGTVMIAEEAAKRGWKLFLLGAAPGVADQAAAVMREHLPGIQVVGTYSGSPAQEEEAAIVEMVNASGADILLVAYGAPQQDKWIARNLPRLKVKMAMGVGGSLDFIAGVIPRAPQKMQDYGLEWLYRLYKQPWRIKRMMRLPVFVALFVLRGSR from the coding sequence ATGACGACTTTTCGGTTTTTGTTGGTACAACTGGGTGATATTGGTGATCTGGTGTTGACGACACCTGCGATTGCCGCCCTGCGTGCTGCCTATCCCCAGTCGCATGTGGCCCTCTTGACGAGCGCCCAGGCCGCCAAGGTCCTTGATCAAACCCTTGTTGATGAGGTCATCACCTTCGACAAAAGCAGCTTCAATGGGACGTTATCGCTGTTCCGGCCCAAAAACTTAAAGCGCATCCTCAACCTGCGCCAGGGTCGCTATGATAGTGTCATCTTCTTCCAGCACTTTACACTCAAGCTCGGCACTCTCAAATATGTGCTGATTGCCAAAGCTTCTGGCGCACGTGATATTGTGGGCCTGGATAACGGCAATGGTTGGTTCCTGACGCACAGCCTGCCTGACGAAGGCTTTGGTGCCAAACATCAGGCTCAATACTGGCTGGACCTGGTTGCATTAGCCGGGGCGAATGGGGAAGCTCGTCGTGCCCAGGTTGCGCTGGATGGGGGCGTCCTGCCTATCGGTCTGGCCCATGGAAAGCGCATTATCATTCATGCGGGGAGCGGCGGCTACAGCCTCGCTCGTCGCTGGTCGCCTGAGAAATTCGCCCAGGTGGCGGATACGCTCTCCCAGGAATATGACGCTGAAATTGTACTGGTCGGCTCGCCAGCAGATAATGCTGCCCAGGTGACGGCAGCTATGCAGCAGCCCGCTATCGACCTCACTGGCAAAACCTCCCTAACGCAGTTGGCTGACGTGCTGCGTTCAGCAGATCTTTACATTGGTGCTGATAGTGGCGTCATGCATCTGGCGGCGGCAGTTCGCACGCCGACAATCGCCATATTTGGCCCTAGCAACCACGAAGCATGGGGGCCATGGTCCCCTGGGGGCAAGGTCGTGGTCTTACGCAGCGGTGTGCTGTGCAGCCCTTGCAGCTATGTGGGGCATCATGTTGGCCTGCGAGAAGGCTGTGAAGCGCGTACTTGTATGCGCCTCGTGACACCGCAGCAAGTTTTAGATGTGGCGCGTGCAATGCTCAATGACAAGCCGCTGGATGCCTTTACACCCCCGCCGATTATTCAGCCACCGCAGCGTGACCGAGTCAGTATCCTGAGCTTGCCCGTGGACCGCATCACATACAGGCAGTGGATGAACCAGATTGATCGCTGGGTGCAAGAAACAGATGGCCGAGCGCATCAGGTTTGCACAGTAAACCCGGAGTTCCTGGTGATGGCACAGCGTGACTTCAACTTCTCGACGATTTTGCGGCGGGCCGATTTGTGTCTGCCCGATGGGGTTGGCTTACTCTGGGCAGCCAAACGCCTGGAGCAACCTCTGCCGGAGCGCGTTACTGGCAGTGATGGCACGGTCATGATCGCGGAAGAAGCGGCCAAACGAGGGTGGAAGTTGTTCTTATTAGGCGCAGCCCCTGGTGTAGCGGATCAGGCTGCGGCGGTAATGCGGGAACATCTCCCTGGTATTCAGGTCGTTGGCACGTATAGCGGTTCCCCTGCACAGGAAGAAGAGGCCGCCATTGTCGAGATGGTCAATGCCAGCGGGGCGGATATTTTGCTAGTGGCTTATGGTGCGCCTCAGCAAGACAAGTGGATTGCGCGTAACTTGCCACGTTTAAAGGTGAAGATGGCAATGGGCGTCGGCGGTTCGTTGGATTTCATCGCCGGGGTGATTCCGCGTGCGCCCCAGAAGATGCAGGATTATGGCCTGGAATGGCTGTATCGGCTGTATAAACAGCCATGGCGCATCAAACGCATGATGCGCTTGCCCGTATTCGTCGCTTTATTCGTGCTGCGTGGTTCACGCTAG
- a CDS encoding bifunctional heptose 7-phosphate kinase/heptose 1-phosphate adenyltransferase, with translation MEVDILKRLIARFEGCNVLVIGDVILDEYIIGDARRMSREAPIPVLELRERRYIPGGAANPAVTLHSLGAGCNLIGVVGEDETHQSLVAALTERGIPSTLLADSARPTIVKTRIMATMGLRFPQQVARVDTIARDPVNGDLQAGILAQLTTSAQYGAVLLSDYQCGLLAESLVQQIAAWCRENDVLLTVDAQGELQKYAGVDLVKCNADEASAYLGHDLATDEDFAQAAQAIYEQLALQEAMVITRGAYGATVYTADGAQHCPSPRVRDVYDTVGAGDTAIAVMTLARVAGATYEQAVMLSNYASGIVVQHVGNYAPSREELLTAITS, from the coding sequence ATGGAAGTTGATATTTTAAAGCGCCTGATTGCCCGTTTTGAGGGTTGCAATGTGCTGGTGATCGGTGATGTCATTCTCGATGAATATATCATTGGTGATGCCCGCCGCATGAGCCGAGAAGCGCCTATCCCGGTGCTGGAACTGCGCGAACGTCGTTATATACCCGGTGGGGCAGCCAACCCGGCTGTGACGCTCCATAGTTTGGGGGCAGGTTGTAACCTGATTGGCGTCGTGGGTGAGGATGAAACACACCAGAGCCTCGTAGCCGCTCTGACGGAACGGGGCATTCCATCAACCTTATTGGCCGATTCAGCCCGGCCCACCATCGTCAAAACGCGCATCATGGCGACCATGGGCCTGCGCTTTCCGCAGCAGGTCGCCCGCGTCGATACGATCGCGCGGGATCCCGTTAATGGCGATTTACAGGCGGGCATCCTGGCACAACTCACGACATCTGCCCAATATGGTGCGGTGCTGCTTTCTGATTATCAATGTGGCTTGCTGGCGGAATCCCTGGTTCAGCAGATTGCGGCCTGGTGCCGAGAAAATGATGTCCTGCTGACTGTGGATGCCCAGGGAGAATTGCAAAAGTACGCGGGTGTTGATCTCGTCAAGTGCAATGCGGACGAAGCCAGCGCCTATTTAGGGCACGATCTTGCGACTGATGAGGACTTTGCCCAGGCTGCTCAGGCGATTTATGAGCAGCTCGCTTTGCAAGAGGCGATGGTTATTACGCGGGGTGCCTATGGAGCGACGGTCTATACAGCTGATGGGGCACAGCATTGCCCTTCGCCGCGTGTGCGTGATGTTTATGATACCGTCGGGGCAGGTGATACAGCCATCGCCGTTATGACGTTAGCACGCGTTGCCGGGGCCACCTACGAACAGGCTGTGATGCTCTCGAATTATGCCAGCGGTATCGTGGTACAGCATGTGGGCAATTACGCGCCTTCCCGCGAGGAACTGCTGACGGCGATCACCAGCTAA
- a CDS encoding VOC family protein — MPIIAKMTLVANNIPAMVTYYNAVLDAGFEPIPGAPDGFHRGQIAGIETLLCPNHIAQVEAKQNRQQFDFIVDDITLTMHTALDTGAQIIEAIREQDGIQTASVYDPDGNSMVFIQKVTSSEEAI, encoded by the coding sequence ATGCCCATAATCGCCAAAATGACGCTCGTCGCAAATAACATCCCGGCCATGGTGACGTACTATAATGCCGTCCTGGATGCTGGCTTTGAGCCGATCCCTGGCGCGCCAGATGGCTTCCATAGAGGGCAAATCGCAGGTATTGAAACGTTGCTATGCCCAAACCACATCGCGCAGGTTGAGGCCAAGCAGAACCGCCAGCAATTCGATTTCATCGTTGATGATATTACGCTGACGATGCATACAGCCCTGGATACAGGCGCTCAGATAATCGAAGCCATTCGCGAGCAAGACGGGATACAAACGGCATCTGTTTATGACCCGGATGGGAACTCCATGGTCTTCATCCAGAAAGTGACGTCATCGGAGGAAGCGATTTAG
- a CDS encoding MGMT family protein → MMWNPPDPASYNALVWEIVRQIPAGKVSTYGQIASMIPAPDGSDPDQHKRLGPRWVGSAMRAVKDPDVPWHRVINTKGEISLPAGSSSARIQQQRLLAEGILFDENERVDLTQYGWSGPDDAWLDAHDLFPPIDLAPPRLF, encoded by the coding sequence ATGATGTGGAATCCGCCTGATCCAGCTTCTTATAACGCCCTTGTATGGGAAATCGTTCGCCAGATACCCGCAGGTAAAGTCAGCACCTATGGGCAAATCGCCAGTATGATCCCCGCGCCAGACGGTAGCGATCCCGATCAGCATAAGCGGCTGGGGCCTCGTTGGGTGGGTAGCGCCATGCGCGCTGTCAAAGACCCGGATGTGCCCTGGCATCGTGTGATTAATACCAAAGGTGAGATTAGCCTCCCGGCAGGGTCCTCCAGTGCGCGCATACAGCAGCAGCGCTTATTAGCTGAGGGCATCCTTTTTGATGAAAATGAACGGGTTGACCTGACGCAATACGGCTGGTCTGGCCCGGATGATGCCTGGTTAGACGCACACGATCTGTTCCCGCCAATTGATCTGGCACCACCACGCCTGTTTTAA
- the rny gene encoding ribonuclease Y produces the protein MEPITIIVGLIALVVGAVGGVFYGRNQLLNKQRTTGQSLITEAEAKSKEVLEQAGHQANQVVDDANQRAQSKLDEADNNISRRRRELEQEEEAVQRRRIQLDKRMDDIERRSERMEQREQQLNKRQSALDRKANDLKVQEDEQIEELQRIAQMTLEEARTSVLEAAEKDARNDMARIIRQVEAEAREEAERRAREIISMVVQRLASEHVSEISVSVVSLPNDEMKGRIIGRNGRNIRSFEIATGVDVVVDDTPEAVTISSFDPVRREVAKRTMEKLVTDGRIHPARIEKLVTDTQVEVNEMIREEGESAAYVTGVHGLHPEIIKLLGQLKFRTSYGQNQHAHAIETAHLAGMIAAELGANVEVAKAGGLLHDIGKAIDHEIEGTHAIIGSDFIRRYGVSDDVVNCVAAHHHEVEPTCVEAYIVEAADAISGARPGARRESLENYVKRVKMLEEIANGFEGVEQSYALQAGREVRILVRPDEIDDLGALELAKNVAKQIEDTMQYPGQIKVHVIRETRAIDYAK, from the coding sequence ATGGAACCCATTACCATTATCGTTGGCCTGATCGCGCTGGTAGTTGGCGCAGTCGGTGGTGTCTTTTACGGACGCAACCAATTGCTCAATAAGCAGCGAACCACAGGCCAGAGCCTCATCACTGAGGCAGAAGCAAAATCAAAAGAAGTACTGGAACAAGCCGGGCATCAGGCAAACCAGGTTGTTGATGATGCCAACCAACGCGCCCAGAGCAAGTTGGACGAAGCTGATAATAATATCTCTCGCCGTCGCCGCGAGCTGGAACAAGAAGAAGAGGCGGTTCAGCGCCGCCGTATCCAGCTCGACAAGCGTATGGACGATATTGAACGTCGTTCAGAACGCATGGAACAGCGTGAGCAGCAGCTTAATAAACGCCAGAGCGCCCTGGATCGTAAAGCCAATGATCTGAAAGTCCAGGAAGACGAACAGATTGAAGAACTCCAGCGCATCGCCCAGATGACGTTGGAAGAAGCACGCACTTCCGTCCTGGAAGCGGCGGAAAAAGATGCGCGTAACGATATGGCCCGCATCATCCGCCAGGTAGAAGCAGAAGCTCGTGAAGAAGCTGAACGCCGCGCCCGCGAGATCATCTCGATGGTGGTGCAGCGTCTGGCAAGCGAGCACGTCAGCGAAATTTCCGTTTCTGTGGTTTCCTTACCCAATGACGAAATGAAGGGCCGCATCATCGGGCGTAACGGGCGTAACATTCGCTCGTTCGAAATCGCGACAGGCGTCGATGTGGTCGTCGATGATACGCCGGAAGCAGTCACAATCAGCAGCTTTGACCCGGTTCGCCGTGAAGTCGCCAAGCGTACGATGGAAAAACTCGTCACAGATGGCCGTATTCATCCAGCCCGCATTGAAAAGCTGGTCACAGATACCCAGGTCGAAGTGAACGAGATGATCCGTGAAGAAGGTGAAAGCGCTGCTTACGTCACAGGCGTGCATGGCCTACATCCGGAAATCATCAAGCTGCTGGGCCAGCTTAAGTTCCGCACCAGCTACGGCCAGAACCAGCACGCTCATGCGATAGAAACCGCCCATCTGGCTGGTATGATCGCAGCTGAACTGGGCGCAAATGTGGAAGTCGCCAAGGCAGGTGGCCTGCTGCATGACATCGGTAAAGCCATCGACCATGAAATTGAGGGGACACACGCCATCATCGGTTCGGACTTCATCCGCCGCTATGGTGTCTCCGATGATGTTGTCAACTGTGTGGCGGCCCATCACCATGAAGTTGAGCCAACCTGCGTTGAAGCTTACATCGTAGAAGCCGCAGACGCCATCTCCGGCGCGCGACCGGGTGCTCGCCGCGAAAGCCTGGAGAACTACGTCAAGCGCGTTAAAATGCTGGAAGAGATCGCCAACGGCTTCGAAGGCGTGGAACAGAGCTACGCGCTGCAAGCTGGCCGCGAAGTACGCATCCTGGTCCGTCCGGACGAAATCGACGATCTGGGCGCGCTGGAACTAGCGAAAAACGTCGCCAAGCAAATTGAGGATACGATGCAGTACCCTGGGCAGATCAAGGTCCACGTCATCCGCGAAACGCGCGCGATTGATTACGCCAAATAA
- a CDS encoding RecX family transcriptional regulator, with product MPTITLLEVQKNNKERVNVYLDGEFAFGLNVMDAVLLRKGQELDDAAIVELKHKDAIVKAYDQAVQLLARRPYSIQEVKQKLSRKDRPPDVVAAVLERLQQYGYLDDAAFARYWVDNRTRFKPRGSRALRYELMQKGVASTIIDDVLNEELEEDDAAYRAAQKRARRMRGSTKAAFEQKVGGFLQRRGFNYGTSQEALRQVVAELEEEDPEFFQEDG from the coding sequence ATGCCAACGATAACATTGCTGGAAGTTCAAAAAAATAACAAAGAACGCGTCAACGTTTATCTTGATGGTGAATTCGCCTTCGGGTTAAATGTGATGGATGCCGTGCTGCTGCGCAAAGGCCAGGAATTGGACGACGCAGCTATTGTTGAACTAAAGCACAAAGATGCCATCGTCAAAGCTTATGATCAGGCCGTGCAACTGCTGGCACGTCGCCCCTATAGTATCCAGGAAGTCAAACAAAAGCTAAGCCGCAAAGACCGCCCGCCCGATGTGGTGGCAGCCGTTCTGGAGCGGTTACAGCAATATGGCTACCTGGATGATGCTGCCTTTGCGCGGTATTGGGTCGATAACCGGACACGCTTTAAGCCACGGGGCAGCCGCGCGCTGCGCTATGAGCTTATGCAAAAAGGGGTTGCCTCAACGATCATCGACGATGTTCTTAACGAAGAACTGGAAGAAGATGATGCAGCCTACCGCGCGGCCCAAAAGCGCGCGCGACGCATGCGAGGCAGTACCAAAGCCGCCTTTGAACAAAAAGTAGGTGGTTTTTTGCAACGGCGCGGGTTCAACTATGGAACGTCCCAGGAGGCTCTGCGCCAGGTCGTCGCAGAGCTCGAAGAAGAAGACCCTGAGTTCTTCCAAGAGGACGGCTAA
- a CDS encoding NAD-dependent epimerase/dehydratase family protein, with protein sequence MAVSNPKRVVVTGGGTFLGISIASALLAEGAEVTLILRPGNEKKLGPLASRVRWHVADMWDPASLRGRSRGHGVLIHTVGSMTADPARGLTYHRLNFLSARNAANMCISDGVPHMVLLSAASAPWINRQYVKAKREAEAYLRRVGIQSSVIRAPLTYVRGQQRPLFYQAISTLGAIPIVNLFGLRYVAPIPLDLAARGIARIALSPTHTRTIYTAVDLRRLNKREELQGTLPSMRAFDETLTEAPESPYAHLDEDTPFGWMPESGDKPSGGGVR encoded by the coding sequence ATGGCGGTTAGCAACCCAAAGCGTGTTGTTGTCACAGGTGGGGGGACTTTCCTGGGGATCAGTATTGCTTCTGCGTTATTGGCGGAAGGCGCTGAAGTCACGCTTATTTTGCGCCCCGGTAACGAGAAAAAGCTCGGCCCGTTGGCGTCGCGCGTCCGCTGGCATGTTGCCGATATGTGGGACCCTGCCAGCTTGCGCGGGCGCTCACGGGGGCATGGCGTCCTGATTCATACCGTCGGCAGCATGACTGCAGACCCGGCACGAGGCCTGACGTACCATCGGCTGAACTTTCTTTCTGCACGCAATGCAGCCAATATGTGCATCAGCGATGGCGTTCCACATATGGTGCTGCTGAGTGCTGCATCTGCCCCGTGGATTAATCGTCAGTACGTAAAAGCAAAGCGAGAAGCAGAAGCCTATCTGCGCCGTGTGGGCATTCAATCGTCTGTCATCCGCGCCCCGCTGACTTATGTACGCGGTCAACAACGTCCGCTTTTCTATCAGGCTATCAGCACATTAGGTGCCATACCGATTGTGAACTTGTTCGGCCTGCGGTACGTCGCGCCCATCCCGCTGGACCTCGCCGCGCGTGGTATTGCTCGTATTGCGCTTTCACCGACACACACACGTACAATTTATACGGCTGTGGATTTGCGCCGCCTCAATAAGCGAGAAGAACTACAGGGCACGCTGCCCAGTATGCGCGCTTTTGATGAGACATTGACGGAAGCGCCGGAGTCGCCCTATGCACATCTCGATGAGGATACTCCCTTCGGTTGGATGCCAGAATCGGGCGATAAGCCATCTGGTGGGGGTGTTCGATGA
- a CDS encoding nitroreductase family protein, which yields MKPYDPMPLAFNRLSTEAQLQRSRQFLSDMQKRRTVRDFSRELVPYELIANAVATAGTAPSGANQQPWTFAVVSDPALKRKIREAAEAEEKESYERRMSQEWLDALAPLGTDWHKPHLEAAPYLIVVFRQAYGLDDVGERIKHYYVDESVGIACGMLLASLHLAGLATLTHTPSPMKFLSEALNRPENERATMIIAVGYPSEDATVPHISKKSLDEILILYGDETDPAEVVEEDEG from the coding sequence ATGAAGCCCTATGACCCGATGCCACTTGCGTTCAATCGCTTATCAACAGAGGCGCAACTTCAGCGCTCGCGTCAGTTTCTGTCAGATATGCAAAAACGCCGCACCGTCCGCGATTTTAGCCGGGAACTGGTGCCATATGAACTTATCGCTAATGCGGTGGCAACAGCAGGCACAGCCCCATCTGGCGCCAACCAGCAGCCCTGGACCTTCGCTGTTGTGAGCGATCCGGCTCTTAAGCGCAAAATCCGCGAAGCCGCAGAGGCAGAAGAAAAAGAGAGCTACGAGCGCCGCATGAGCCAGGAATGGCTGGATGCGCTGGCCCCGCTGGGTACAGATTGGCATAAGCCGCATCTAGAAGCCGCGCCATACCTGATTGTCGTTTTCAGGCAGGCGTATGGGCTTGACGACGTGGGGGAGCGCATCAAACATTATTATGTCGATGAATCTGTTGGCATTGCTTGTGGCATGCTGTTGGCGAGCTTGCATCTAGCGGGCTTAGCGACATTGACGCACACGCCAAGCCCTATGAAGTTCCTCAGCGAGGCCTTAAATCGCCCGGAAAATGAACGCGCCACGATGATTATTGCAGTAGGCTATCCGTCAGAAGACGCAACTGTGCCGCATATCAGCAAAAAGTCGCTTGATGAAATTTTGATTCTCTATGGAGATGAAACAGACCCTGCGGAAGTAGTAGAAGAAGACGAAGGCTGA